TATTTAATTTTGGGGCAGGTGGAAAGCAGTTGTAGGGGAACGAAACAGCAACAGTTTTATGATTTTTGCCATCAATTACTCCATGATGATCTATCTGGGCAAGAACTGCGGCTTCAAGTCAAAGAAAAGCTTGAAGAAGTACTCAGTGTTGCTAAAACTGATGTAGGAAAAGCTAACTTAGAAAAGTATGCAGATGAAATTGGGAGGCTAGCAGATGATCCCCAGGCGATCGCCATTATGAATCGGTTTAAGGGAGAGCAAGAGGACGATTACGCCACAATGAAAAAGGTGGTAGATATTATCGGTTGTTTCAATCAGGAAGAAGTTAGTGATCGTCGTATTGTTATGCACACGACCATGGAACATTACGACGATTTTGAACACCTAGCAGACATTATTGACTTGCCAGAAGGAAAGCGGAGTCCTGATACCTATTCTCGTCTGTTACAGTATCTAGCCCTAGAACAGCGTCACCAATGGTCTTTTCTGCAATTTCAAAATTTGGTGGAGGTTTTACGACAATGGCACAAGCCCTTCCGGGCAATTGTCAATATTCGTCAAAAATACCCTGGGACAGAATTCCGTCGACCAGCAATTTTTAAGGAACCCATTGCCGGTTTAACTTTGTACGAAAAGCATCGCAATGCCTTGATGGATAATAAGACCGGCCACAGTTTTATTGCTTTTGAAGATGAAGGGGATGACTCAGAAGATTTGACCGCAATCCCCATAGCGCCAATTCCTTCTTAGAATGTGTTTGGAAAGTTTTATTCTGCCCCCTAAATTCCCCAATAATGGGGGACTTGCACTCAGTTTCCCCCCAAATTTGGGGGCCAGGGGGGCTTTTCAAACAGGCTCTTAGGCCATTAGGCGATCGCCCGGTTGCGTCCTTGGGATTTAGCACTGTATAAAGCCTGATCTGCTTCACTAATAATTCTTTCAATGGTGTCTTCCGGCATGGGAATTATACTACTAACACCAATGCTAATAGTCACATATTTACTGACTGAAGAACCTTCATGGGGAATGGCCAAAGCGGCGATCGCCTGGAGCATATTTTCCGCCATGGCTAAAGCATCTTGCCGATTTGTATTAGGTAAAACTATGACAAATTCCTCGCCGCCGTAACGGGCTACTAAATCAGTAATGCGTTTAGCAATATCCACCAAAGTATTGGCTACTTTTTGCAAACAATCATCCCCCTTTTGGTGACCATAGAGATCATTATAAGCTTTGAAATAATCAATATCGACCAAAATCAAAGACAATGGTTTTTGTTCCCGGCAATGTCTTTGCCATTCCTGGGCTAAATACTCATCAAAGCGACGGCGGTTAGCAATGTGAGTTAAACCATCAATATTGGCTAATAGTTGCAACTGCTGATTTGCCGCTTGTAATTCCAATTCCATCCTTTTTCGATCAGTAATATCTCGCACCGTGACAGCAAAACCATCCCCTAATTTAACTGCTACAAAATGATACCAATCAGAATTAGCAATGGGAAAATAAATATCTTGGGTTAAAAAAGTACCCGTCTCGACCAAATTAACAAACTGGTCAAAAAGTTGGGGATCTAGGCGTTGTAAAAAACGCTTCAGTAATACCCGACCAATTAAATCTTCCCGACTCCGATTAAAAGCTTTGGAAAGAATGGGATTAATTACTAAACAACGAAAATCTTCAATATCTCCCGTTTGGGGATTACGCACCGCTTGCATGGCCGCAATGCCATCTAAAGCAGAATTTAAAACACTGGAAAGTAGGGCCCTCGATTGGTAGAGGACTTCTTCTGCTTCCCGGCGTTTTCTTACTTCTCTTTTGAGGGCAATCCGTTGCCTTTGAATGGTAAACTGACCCTCTATGCGAGCCACCACTTCTTCAATTTGAAAAGGTTTGGTGATGTAGTCTACTCCACCACATTCAAAAGCTTTAACCTTATCAAAAGTATCCCCTAGGGCACTAATAAAAATGATGGGGATATCCTGTAATTCTTCTTCTTTTTTAATCATTTCACAGACTTGATACCCGTCCATATCTGGCATTTTAATATCAAGTAAAATCAAGTCTGGACGTTTGACTTGTAAGGTTCTAAGGGCCATTTTGCCACTGGTAACACTCCGCACCGTGTAGCCCAAATTTATTAGTAAATCACTCAACAATTGTAGGTTGTTGGGTAGGTCATCTACCAACAGGATATTTCCTTTTTTTTCATCGGTATTTTCCATAATAATTACTATGATAGCGGCTCAATTAAATCAAGAATTTTTTCAAATTCAAATCTACGTACTAATTTAGTTAGATTTTGCTCCAATTCTGACTCTGAAGCTGGAATTTCTGCTATCAATTTCATTACCTGCTCAGTGTCAGCTTCTAAAAGATAATGGGATAACTGAGTCAACCAATCCTGGGACATAATTAGAAAACTTTCTGGCTTCAGTGCGGTGTCTTCATGATTATCGTTCTTGTTTGGGGCTGACTCATAAACATATGTTACTCCTAAATGTTTGGTCAAGGAGTCAAAAATGGTGTTCTCCCGGAATGGCTTACGGAGAAAATCATCGCATCCCGCCGACAGTACGATCGCCTTTTCTTCCTCTAGCACACTGGCCGTTAGGGCCACCACCGCCGTTGCATTGCCTTTGACCTGACCCTTAATGTATTTAGTTGCTTCATAGCCGTCCATCACGGGCATTCTCATGTCCATAAAGATTAAATGGGGCTCCCAGCTTTCCCACAGGGCGATCGCCTCCTGGCCGTTACTAGCTTCTTCGATCTCAAAACCAAAGGGAGCGAGGAGTTTAATTAGTAATTGACGATTCACACTTTTATCATCCACCACCAGAATTTTATAGACAGGTTGTCCTGGGGTGAGGGCAAGAACTTTTTTCGCAGAGTTGGGTTCCCGACTCAAAGTTATTTCCCCCAAATCAACTAAAATCGAAAAGCTAAAGGTGGTCCCCTGGTCAACCACACTACTAACGTTAATATCTCCCCCCATTAACTTAATAAACTGACGGGTAATTGCGAGGCCTAATCCGGTGCCTTCCTGGGCATTACGACCAGATTCTGTTTGGGAAAAAGCTTCAAATAAGTGACTCAACTCCACTTCACTAATTCCTTTACCCGTATCTTTAATTGTGAAGTCTAACCAATATTTATTTTTAGGCTCCGTTGATGTTTCTGGGTTAATCACTTCCTGTTGTTCTGCATTTCTAAAGTTGCTAGTTAGGACTACTTCTCCCTCCGTTGTAAATTTAATCGCGTTACTGAGAAGATTTAGCAAAATTTGTCTGAGCTTAATTTCATCGCCGTAAACGTATCTCGGTAAATCATGATCTCGAATAAAAATCAGCTCGATACCTTCATTGGCCGCCTTGAGATGCAACATATCTTCTAAATCATCCAGAAGAAGATAAAGATCAAAATTATGGCGATTTAAATGGGTTTTACCAGCTTCAATCTTAGAAAAATCAAGAATATTATTGATTAAATTTAATAAATATTCCCCGCTACGTTGAATAATGCCAGCATTTTCATACTGCTCCATTGGTAGATTTTTGGTACGCAGCATCAGCTGGGAAAAACCAATAATAGCATTGAGAGGAGAGCGCAGTTCATGGCTCATATTAGCCACAAATGTGCTTTTAGCCTTAGCCTCACTTTCAGCTATTTCTTTTGCCCTCACTAGGTCAACCTGTTTTTGTAAGGATTCATTGTATTCTATGAGAATTTTTTCCCTTTGAGCTCTTTCTAATTCCCTTTGTTGATAGAGTTCCTGGAGCTTTTGATTTTGTTCTATTAATATCTGATTGGTCGTAAACAATTGATTTTTCGATCTTTCATTTTCACTGAGGACGGCATTTAAAACTAGGGTTGTCATACTGATGCAAGCTAAAATTGATTGCAATAATAAAAGTTGATCTTTGATAGCTGCTTTTTCTTGGTCTAGGGCAAGAATTAACACCAACAGGGCAGAAACTACAATTGTCAACAGAGAAGATCCAACTTCAGTGAAGCGAAAGGCTGACCAAAGTAAAAAAGGAATCAGTAGATACTCAATGGGATAACCGTTGGCAATAATTTTAACAATTAATAAAATAAAAAAAATAATGCTAGCCGCTTCGAGCCATTGTTCTTGTAGTAGTTTAATAAATACTTTAAAATTATGATTACAAGCAATGA
The genomic region above belongs to Synechocystis sp. PCC 6803 substr. PCC-P and contains:
- the rre2 gene encoding high salinity-induced biofilm formation responseregulaton Rre2; the protein is MENTDEKKGNILLVDDLPNNLQLLSDLLINLGYTVRSVTSGKMALRTLQVKRPDLILLDIKMPDMDGYQVCEMIKKEEELQDIPIIFISALGDTFDKVKAFECGGVDYITKPFQIEEVVARIEGQFTIQRQRIALKREVRKRREAEEVLYQSRALLSSVLNSALDGIAAMQAVRNPQTGDIEDFRCLVINPILSKAFNRSREDLIGRVLLKRFLQRLDPQLFDQFVNLVETGTFLTQDIYFPIANSDWYHFVAVKLGDGFAVTVRDITDRKRMELELQAANQQLQLLANIDGLTHIANRRRFDEYLAQEWQRHCREQKPLSLILVDIDYFKAYNDLYGHQKGDDCLQKVANTLVDIAKRITDLVARYGGEEFVIVLPNTNRQDALAMAENMLQAIAALAIPHEGSSVSKYVTISIGVSSIIPMPEDTIERIISEADQALYSAKSQGRNRAIA
- the hik12 gene encoding high salinity-induced biofilm formation sensor histidine kinase Hik12 is translated as MQINNHVFKGLADFRSVSWQRQIIVAIAIYGTIYISQLFITYAGTASSPIWIPTGMAVGFLSIWGYQVWPGMVGGLLLGEIMALHGLESAANFILTVAITGVVSLVNLFSVYLSDILTANNYLFSKIKNIIRFIVFVCFGSRLPAAIICPFLLYLFEKISFGLYSEIAYTWLLSDAFALLIVTPFIIACNHNFKVFIKLLQEQWLEAASIIFFILLIVKIIANGYPIEYLLIPFLLWSAFRFTEVGSSLLTIVVSALLVLILALDQEKAAIKDQLLLLQSILACISMTTLVLNAVLSENERSKNQLFTTNQILIEQNQKLQELYQQRELERAQREKILIEYNESLQKQVDLVRAKEIAESEAKAKSTFVANMSHELRSPLNAIIGFSQLMLRTKNLPMEQYENAGIIQRSGEYLLNLINNILDFSKIEAGKTHLNRHNFDLYLLLDDLEDMLHLKAANEGIELIFIRDHDLPRYVYGDEIKLRQILLNLLSNAIKFTTEGEVVLTSNFRNAEQQEVINPETSTEPKNKYWLDFTIKDTGKGISEVELSHLFEAFSQTESGRNAQEGTGLGLAITRQFIKLMGGDINVSSVVDQGTTFSFSILVDLGEITLSREPNSAKKVLALTPGQPVYKILVVDDKSVNRQLLIKLLAPFGFEIEEASNGQEAIALWESWEPHLIFMDMRMPVMDGYEATKYIKGQVKGNATAVVALTASVLEEEKAIVLSAGCDDFLRKPFRENTIFDSLTKHLGVTYVYESAPNKNDNHEDTALKPESFLIMSQDWLTQLSHYLLEADTEQVMKLIAEIPASESELEQNLTKLVRRFEFEKILDLIEPLS